Part of the Companilactobacillus zhachilii genome is shown below.
CCCTTTGGTATACATTTTAAGTAATGCATAATCAATTAATTAATAGTCAGATTTGAGATTTTTCGGCAAAAACTTCTAATCATGACTAAATATTTTTCCAATTTAATCCTCAGAAAAAAATAATTTTTAGTGATTTTTCATATAAAACCCTATGTCAAACCTGTATAGACAGCAATCGGGGATGCCATTAAAATTGTTCCAGCATGAGAATACATGTAAATAAAATTTGATTATTAGTGGAGGAATAAGTGGACAAAGAACAAACCATTAGTATGATTCAAATTCTAGTCATACTGCGTAAACACATCAAAGCCATCTTGGGGTCAACGATTATTGTTACTTTAATTGCTGCGGGTATGACTTTCTTTGTGATGACGCCTAAATATAGTGCAACAACTGAAATTCTAGTTAACCGTAAGTTATCTTCTGACATGCAAGGAGCACAATTTCAACAAGTTCAGGCTGACATTCAGATGATAAGTACCTACAAAGACATCATCATCAGTCCAACTGTTTTAAAAGAAGTTAATCGTGATGTCAAATCGACAACCGGCTATCCTGGCTCGATGTCGAAACTAAAAAAAGCTTTAACAATTAGTAATTCTCAAAATTCTCAAGTATTTTCTGTAACGGCTAAGACAACTAATCCGAAGACATCAGCTAAAATTGCTGATTTAACTGCCGAAGTTTTTAAGAAGAAAATTGGCAAAATCATGAGTATTAATAATGTTTCCATCGTTTCGGATGCCGTCGTCAATGATAATCCAGTCAGTCCTAAGAAAGCTTTGAACATTACGATTGGCGTGATTTTAGGCTTGTTATTAGGAATTGGTTTAGCATTCTTGCTTGAATTGACCGACCGCACTGTCTCTTCCGAGCAATATCTCGTGGACGAACTTGGTTTAATCAATCTTGGTGTTGTTAATGAAATTGACCAAAAAGATATCGAACGGACTGTGCAGCACAAGAAATTTAGCGTACAGGTACCAGGGCAAAATTCAGCTAAAAGGAGGGTCTAACGTGGCACTTAACCTATTTAAAAAGAGCGCTAAGAAATTAGACGATTATAGTTTGAAACATGGCGTAGGTTTAGTTGCCTACGATGATCCGAGTAGTGTAATCTCCGAGCAATTCAATACCATTCGAACTAACATCCAATTTTCATCAATCGACAAAGAGTTACATTCGATTTTGTTTACTTCATCGGCTCCATCAGAAGGCAAGTCTACGGTCAGTAATAACGTGGCAGTTAGTTGGGCTAAGCAAGATAAGCGAGTGATTTTAATCGATGCTGATTTAAGACGTCCGACTATTCACAAGACCTTCAATGTTTCAAACAAAAGTGGTCTGTCTAATTTCCTGTTAGGAACAGCGAGTCTAGAAGAAGTTATTCAACCAACAATGATCGAAAATCTCTTTGTAATTACTAGTGGCCCAACAGCCCCTAATCCGTCGGAGTTATTAAGTAGTAAAAAGATTCAAAAATTGTTTCAAATATTAACAACAAAATATGATTTTATGATCCTCGATGCGCCACCAGTCAATTCAGTAACCGATGCACAAATTTTGGCAACGAAAGTGGATGGCGTTATCTTGGTAGTTCCCCAAAAGATTGCTGATAAAACTGGTGTAACGCATGCTAAAAAAGCTTTGGAAATAGTTCACGCCAATGTCTTAGGTGCGGTCATGAATCGTATGGCAAAAGATAAGATGAAGGGCTACTACGGTGGTCAGTATGGCGGCTATTAGAACGTTCATAGAATGAAAAAGGAGCAAGCATAAAATGATAGATCTCCACAGCCATCTGTTACCAAAAGCTGACGATGGCAGCAATGACAACTTTACAGCTCTAAGTTTAGCTAAAGTGGCTGTTGAGCAGGGGATCACACACTTGCTCTTAACGCCGCACCATTTTGATGGCAAATATCTAAATCATAAGTTAGATGTCATTCAAAAAGCCGCTCAATTACAAGCTGAAATAAATGAAGTCCGGTTACCATTACAGGTTTTTCCTAGTCAAGAAGTTCATTTGCATGGCGAATTGTTGGAAAAAATTGCGGCTGGAGATGTTCTTTTTATGGACGAAACGGAACGTTATCTCTTACTGGAATTGCCTCACAACACAGTGCCACAGTATACGGAACAAATTGTCTTTGAACTGATGGCACGTGGTATTCGGCCAGTATTAGCACATCCAGAACGTAATCAATTGATCCAACAAGATCCGAAGCGTTTGTTTGAATTAATTAAATTAGGCTGTTTAACGCAACTGACTTGTGGTAGTTACCTAGGTATTTTTGGACAAAAAGTTCAAACGTTAACTGAAAAAATTATCCAAGCGAATCAAGGGTTTGTTATGGCCTCTGATGCACATAATTTTGACGGCCGCAGATTCTTGATGAAAGAAGCATTTGAACGTTTACGGATTGAGGCTGGGATAGAAGTAGTGGAACGGATGCAACAAAATGCCATCGATATTATAAATGGCAATGATATCAGTGAAGTTGAAATTAAACATATTTCCTCATTACCCAAAGCCAAACGGAAAATTTGGCCGTTTTAACACAAACTTTTAGGAGTGAAGCTATGGAATATTTTCACGGTGATGAGAAAAGAATCGTTATTAAGAAACCATCTTTTGTTTATCCAATCGTAAAGATAATTTTTGATATTGTAGTGTCGCTGATGGCACTAATTTGCTTGAGTCCAATCTTTCTAGTGGTTTGGACGATGAACTTGGTTTGTAAATCGAATCGCGGACCATTGTTTTATCAACAGATTCGTGTTGGTTTACATGGTAAAAAGTTTGGGATGTATAAGTTTCGATCAATGGTTGTTGATGCAGAAGAGAAGCTGTATCAGGATAAGAAACTTTACGCTAAATATGTGGCTAATAATTATAAATTAAAGCCAGAAGATGACCCACGAGTAACCTGTATGGGTCGCCTGTTACGTAAAACCTCGATTGATGAAATACCTCAATTTATCAACGTTTTAAAAGGTGACATGAGTTTGGTGGGACCACGCCCAGTTATAGAAGCAGAATTAAAGGAATATGATCAAGAGAAACTTTTATCTGTTAAACCCGGGGCAATGGGCTTATGGCAAGCATCTGGTCGAAGTCATATTGGTTATCCTGAACGTGCTCAAATTGAAATGCGCTATATCGACAAAGCCTGCATGTGTTTTGATTTCAAGATTATTGTCGGTAATTTTATTAGCGTTTTTAAAGGAAAGGGAGCCTATTGAGCAAAGTGCCAAACGTAATTTTCAAGTTGGTAACACGAATGAGGTCAATAAATAAGGTAAGGGAAAATGAATTATGAAGAAAAATAGGCATCATGTATTTAGAAATACTTTGATCACCTTCATTTTATTTATCATTGGTGGTAGCTCAGTCTATGGGATGACCCGTTATAACGGTGTAAAAAAGGCAATTGATAGTTCTTATCATGAATCGGGTTTGAAAAAGCAGCGTAATGTTGGCAACCAATTACAAAATAAACGTCCGATTTCTATCTTGTTGATGGGAACTGATACAGGAGCTTTAGGACGAGACTATAAAGGTCGTACCGATAGTATGATGGTCATTACGCTGAATCCAACGGCGCAAAAAACTACGATTACTAGTATTCCACGTGATACAGCGGTCAATATCCCTGAATATGGACTAGCTAAAATCAACGCTGCCTATGCCAATGGTCAGATTAAAACGGCTATTGTAACGGTTCAAAAACTTCTAAATGTGCCAATTGATTTTTATGCTTTGATCAATATGGGTGGCATGGAAAAAGTAATTGATCAGGCAGGCGGAGTTGAAGTAACACCAACCTTAAGTTTTGACTATGAAGATTATCATTTTCAAAAGGGTCAAAAAACATTAATGAATGGTACCAAAGCTCTTGCTTACTCACGGATGCGCTATGACGACCCCCAAGGCGATTACGGACGTCAAACGAGACAACGAGCTGTTTTGACAGCGTTATTTCAAAAGAGCAGTTCAATTTCAACTTTGTTAAATCAAAATTTTATTGATTCACTTTCTGGTCAAACACAGACAGATCTGACTTTTTCTGACTTAAAAGAATTAGCTCAAGATTATCGTTCAGCAAGAAATGAAACAGATCAAACACATTTACAAGGCCACGGCGAGTCGATAGATGACCAAAGTATGGAAGTTGTTGATAAAGCTGAATTGCAACGCGTGACCGACTTTATTCGAGGTAATTTGGATTTGGATAAAGCCCCAACGGGAAACATTGAATATCGCTAGTAAAGGGATGGGAAATTCACTAAAGAATTCCGCATCTTTTTTGGTTTAAATATTCCGCCTCTGGGTGCGATAATTTTAGGCTGCTGTGGGGACCGGTTCGAGCCAAAATACGGTCTCGAACCTCGATTTTGAACTTCGCAAAGTACGCGAATTTCAAAACTCGTCCCGTGGTGTAAGAGCTAAAGCTCTAACACCACCTTCACTGCTGCCCAAAATTATCGCACCCAGAGGCTAGGGTATTGTAGGTTGACGTTGTTTATATATAGTCGGGATTGATTTTCAATATTTAACTAAAGGTTGAAAATTTCAAAATAAATTTTAAATCATGATGATCTACTTTTTCAGAGTATGAAGATAGTAATTACCATATATTCCTATTCCAAGTTAAATCTCAGTCTGTATAAAAAGCAACGAATAAACTAGCCGGAAGGAGCAAGAAAATTAGGACGCTGTGAAGGTGGCGCTATGGCTTCAGCCATTACACCACGGGACGATCTTTGAAACTCGCGGTTTTTGCGAGGTTCAAAGTCGAGATTCGAGACCGCTCTTCGGCTCGAATCGGTCCCCACAGCGACCTAATTTCCTTACTCCTGGAGGCGGCATTAACATATTAAATGAGGTAAAAAATGAAATTAAAATCGGTTGATAATCTTATCTTTGTCGGTATGGTTTTAATTTTGATCTATCAGTACGTTTTGCTCTATTTGAGTGTGCTTGAAGGGTCATGGTTAAACTTTTTGATTATATCGTTGGTCTTTATTGTAGGACTTGTTTTAGGACGAACGACTTATATTATTTTGGGAAGTGTTATTTCCTTTTTCAGCATGTGTGCTGGAGGATTTATTTTGGCACTGCCTTATACACGAGCAATGTTTTTCTGGGCCGGACTTGCTCTTTTGACAA
Proteins encoded:
- a CDS encoding YveK family protein; translated protein: MDKEQTISMIQILVILRKHIKAILGSTIIVTLIAAGMTFFVMTPKYSATTEILVNRKLSSDMQGAQFQQVQADIQMISTYKDIIISPTVLKEVNRDVKSTTGYPGSMSKLKKALTISNSQNSQVFSVTAKTTNPKTSAKIADLTAEVFKKKIGKIMSINNVSIVSDAVVNDNPVSPKKALNITIGVILGLLLGIGLAFLLELTDRTVSSEQYLVDELGLINLGVVNEIDQKDIERTVQHKKFSVQVPGQNSAKRRV
- a CDS encoding tyrosine-protein phosphatase, which translates into the protein MIDLHSHLLPKADDGSNDNFTALSLAKVAVEQGITHLLLTPHHFDGKYLNHKLDVIQKAAQLQAEINEVRLPLQVFPSQEVHLHGELLEKIAAGDVLFMDETERYLLLELPHNTVPQYTEQIVFELMARGIRPVLAHPERNQLIQQDPKRLFELIKLGCLTQLTCGSYLGIFGQKVQTLTEKIIQANQGFVMASDAHNFDGRRFLMKEAFERLRIEAGIEVVERMQQNAIDIINGNDISEVEIKHISSLPKAKRKIWPF
- a CDS encoding CpsD/CapB family tyrosine-protein kinase gives rise to the protein MALNLFKKSAKKLDDYSLKHGVGLVAYDDPSSVISEQFNTIRTNIQFSSIDKELHSILFTSSAPSEGKSTVSNNVAVSWAKQDKRVILIDADLRRPTIHKTFNVSNKSGLSNFLLGTASLEEVIQPTMIENLFVITSGPTAPNPSELLSSKKIQKLFQILTTKYDFMILDAPPVNSVTDAQILATKVDGVILVVPQKIADKTGVTHAKKALEIVHANVLGAVMNRMAKDKMKGYYGGQYGGY
- a CDS encoding LCP family protein, which codes for MKKNRHHVFRNTLITFILFIIGGSSVYGMTRYNGVKKAIDSSYHESGLKKQRNVGNQLQNKRPISILLMGTDTGALGRDYKGRTDSMMVITLNPTAQKTTITSIPRDTAVNIPEYGLAKINAAYANGQIKTAIVTVQKLLNVPIDFYALINMGGMEKVIDQAGGVEVTPTLSFDYEDYHFQKGQKTLMNGTKALAYSRMRYDDPQGDYGRQTRQRAVLTALFQKSSSISTLLNQNFIDSLSGQTQTDLTFSDLKELAQDYRSARNETDQTHLQGHGESIDDQSMEVVDKAELQRVTDFIRGNLDLDKAPTGNIEYR
- a CDS encoding sugar transferase, translating into MEYFHGDEKRIVIKKPSFVYPIVKIIFDIVVSLMALICLSPIFLVVWTMNLVCKSNRGPLFYQQIRVGLHGKKFGMYKFRSMVVDAEEKLYQDKKLYAKYVANNYKLKPEDDPRVTCMGRLLRKTSIDEIPQFINVLKGDMSLVGPRPVIEAELKEYDQEKLLSVKPGAMGLWQASGRSHIGYPERAQIEMRYIDKACMCFDFKIIVGNFISVFKGKGAY